A window of the Proteus terrae subsp. cibarius genome harbors these coding sequences:
- a CDS encoding FadR/GntR family transcriptional regulator — protein MQFSEQRSASQKNLSYIVAEKLGKQILSGHYEPESLLPGEIELAELLSVSRTVIREAIKMLAAKGMLLPRPRIGTRVTPMQNWNLLDNDLLNWWIDSGEFNKVSHYFHHVRLAIEPQACYLAAFNATESQKQSLALFGREMKLLDENFDRQHWLDIDTQFHYLIYQASGNPFFASFGSLFLSAYKKYFDLIVGNETVQPETHNQIVQAIIDKDGNKARDLCLILLTSD, from the coding sequence ATGCAATTTAGCGAACAACGTTCAGCTTCTCAAAAGAATCTTTCTTATATAGTTGCTGAGAAATTAGGTAAACAAATTCTTTCTGGTCACTATGAACCTGAATCTTTGTTACCAGGAGAAATAGAATTAGCAGAATTACTCTCCGTCAGCAGGACTGTTATTAGAGAAGCAATAAAAATGCTTGCTGCTAAAGGAATGCTTTTACCTCGTCCAAGAATAGGTACTCGTGTCACTCCAATGCAAAATTGGAATCTATTAGATAATGATCTTCTTAATTGGTGGATAGACAGTGGTGAATTTAATAAAGTCAGCCACTATTTCCATCACGTTCGTTTAGCAATAGAACCCCAAGCCTGTTATTTAGCCGCATTTAATGCAACTGAAAGCCAAAAACAGTCTCTTGCTTTATTTGGTAGAGAAATGAAGTTACTTGATGAGAATTTTGACAGGCAACATTGGCTAGATATAGATACTCAATTTCACTATCTCATTTATCAAGCAAGTGGCAATCCGTTCTTTGCCTCTTTTGGATCATTATTTCTTTCTGCTTATAAAAAGTATTTTGATCTTATTGTGGGTAATGAAACCGTTCAACCGGAAACCCATAACCAAATTGTTCAGGCAATTATTGATAAAGATGGAAATAAAGCGCGTGATCTCTGTTTAATCTTATTAACGAGTGATTGA
- the mdtD gene encoding multidrug transporter subunit MdtD, with amino-acid sequence MLKSAKNMSGLPWIAAMAFFMQALDATILNTALPDIAKSLNHSPLAMQSAVISYTLTVALLIPVSGWLADRFGTRKIFIIAVSLFSGGSLLCALSPNLTFLVISRIIQGIGGAMMMPVARLALLRAYPRSELLPILNFVTMPGLVGPIAGPLLGGILVTYASWHWIFIINIPIGLLGIFYAIKHMPNFTMPKRKFDLLGFIFFGFGLVMLSVSLDLFGDKNISRYIPIAIILGGFSLLGLYVNHARRHQQPLIPLNIFKTRTFSVGIAGNIATRLGTGCIPFLMPLMLQVGFGYPAIISGMMMAPMALGSILAKSFVTKILVKFSYRRTLFAITIIIGLMIAQFSLQSPDMSIYYLVIPLFLLGVVMSIQFTSMNTISLADLTDNNASSGNSVLAVTQQLAISFGIAVSASILGYFDTENVGTTVDNFHYTFITVGIITLLSSFVFLLLDKHDGDNLTNKKRKA; translated from the coding sequence ATGTTGAAATCCGCCAAAAATATGTCTGGGTTGCCTTGGATTGCTGCAATGGCTTTTTTTATGCAGGCTCTCGATGCAACCATTCTTAATACGGCATTACCAGACATAGCAAAAAGCCTTAATCATTCTCCTCTCGCGATGCAATCGGCTGTTATCAGCTATACCTTAACTGTTGCATTATTGATCCCTGTCAGTGGATGGTTAGCCGATAGATTTGGAACTCGTAAAATTTTTATTATTGCGGTTTCTTTATTTTCTGGTGGCTCTTTATTATGTGCACTTTCTCCTAACCTCACTTTTCTTGTTATTTCACGAATTATACAAGGTATAGGTGGCGCAATGATGATGCCAGTTGCACGCCTTGCTTTATTAAGAGCTTATCCACGCAGTGAATTACTGCCCATTCTCAACTTTGTCACAATGCCAGGATTAGTAGGCCCCATAGCAGGACCTCTCTTAGGCGGAATATTGGTTACTTATGCCTCATGGCATTGGATATTTATTATAAATATTCCTATTGGCCTATTAGGTATTTTCTATGCCATCAAGCATATGCCTAATTTCACCATGCCAAAACGAAAGTTTGATTTACTTGGATTTATTTTCTTTGGTTTTGGCTTAGTCATGCTTTCTGTCAGTCTTGATCTTTTTGGTGATAAAAATATCTCTCGCTATATTCCTATTGCCATTATTTTAGGTGGATTTTCTTTACTAGGGTTATACGTCAATCATGCAAGGCGCCATCAGCAACCACTAATCCCTCTAAATATATTTAAAACACGCACATTCTCTGTCGGTATTGCAGGAAATATTGCAACAAGATTAGGAACTGGGTGTATTCCTTTCTTAATGCCACTTATGTTGCAAGTAGGTTTTGGTTACCCAGCAATAATATCCGGTATGATGATGGCACCAATGGCTTTAGGTTCTATTTTAGCAAAATCATTTGTCACAAAGATCTTAGTAAAATTTAGCTATCGCCGAACACTCTTTGCTATCACAATTATTATTGGTTTGATGATAGCTCAATTCTCACTTCAATCACCGGATATGTCTATTTACTATCTTGTCATTCCACTCTTTTTATTAGGGGTGGTCATGTCTATACAATTTACATCAATGAATACAATTTCATTGGCTGATTTAACAGACAACAATGCAAGTTCAGGAAATAGTGTTTTGGCTGTCACCCAACAATTGGCAATTAGCTTTGGTATTGCAGTGAGTGCATCTATTTTAGGATATTTTGATACAGAGAATGTGGGTACTACGGTTGATAACTTCCATTATACTTTTATTACTGTTGGTATCATTACATTGCTGTCTTCATTTGTATTCTTACTCCTTGATAAACATGATGGCGATAATTTAACTAATAAAAAGAGAAAAGCCTGA
- the rbsK gene encoding ribokinase yields the protein MEAKKLVILGSVNADHILNVAHFPLPGETISGNQFQMVFGGKGANQAVAAGRCGANISFLACLGNDDIGKKAKAQLMTDNIDTKSIELIDDVATGVALIFVNQQGENVIGIHAGANGRLDTSYVQRHGNIIKEADALLMQLESPLDSVLKAAEIAKQENVQVILNPAPAQALPDELLSLVDIITPNETETEYLTGIKVIDDESAQQAADVLHHKGIKTVLITLGSRGVWVSEKNNKGCIVPAFKVKAVDTIAAGDTFNGALITALLEGQSMMLAIKFAHAAAAIAVTRAGAQPSVPWRHEVDIFLASSL from the coding sequence ATGGAAGCGAAGAAACTTGTGATTTTAGGTAGTGTTAATGCTGATCATATTCTTAATGTTGCCCATTTTCCGCTTCCTGGTGAAACCATTTCAGGTAACCAATTTCAAATGGTATTTGGCGGTAAAGGTGCTAATCAGGCGGTTGCAGCTGGGCGTTGTGGTGCGAATATTTCATTTCTTGCTTGTTTAGGAAACGATGATATTGGTAAAAAAGCCAAAGCTCAATTAATGACGGATAACATTGATACCAAGAGCATTGAGTTAATTGATGATGTAGCAACAGGTGTCGCGCTGATTTTTGTTAATCAACAGGGTGAAAATGTCATCGGTATTCATGCTGGTGCTAATGGACGACTAGATACAAGTTATGTTCAGCGCCATGGGAATATAATAAAAGAAGCTGATGCTCTATTAATGCAATTAGAATCACCACTTGATTCTGTTTTGAAAGCCGCGGAAATAGCTAAACAAGAAAATGTGCAAGTAATTTTAAATCCCGCACCCGCTCAGGCATTACCTGATGAGCTGCTATCACTTGTCGATATTATTACTCCAAACGAAACAGAGACTGAATATCTGACTGGAATTAAAGTCATCGATGATGAAAGCGCTCAACAAGCAGCGGATGTTTTACATCATAAAGGGATTAAAACTGTTCTTATTACATTAGGAAGCCGTGGAGTTTGGGTGAGTGAGAAAAATAATAAAGGTTGTATCGTTCCTGCATTTAAAGTGAAAGCAGTAGATACCATCGCAGCAGGTGATACATTTAATGGCGCGTTAATTACTGCTTTATTAGAAGGGCAATCTATGATGTTAGCGATTAAGTTTGCTCATGCCGCGGCTGCCATTGCTGTTACTCGAGCTGGGGCTCAGCCATCAGTACCTTGGCGTCATGAAGTGGATATTTTTTTAGCTTCATCCTTATAA
- the ravA gene encoding ATPase RavA: MQLAERISQLSQYLETGLYERQSAIRLCLLAALSGESVFLLGPPGIAKSLIARRMKEAFKEAKAFEYLMTRFSTPEEIFGPLSIQALKDEGKYQRLVEGYLPDAEVVFLDEIWKAGPAILNTLLTAINERKFRNGEAEVAIPMRLLVSASNELPDSDSSLEALYDRMLIRIWLTKVQDKKNFRALLINKEVGSFHIPEHIQITAEEFSRWQSELEKITLDDHLFDLIYQLRESLDKSDAAPYVSDRRWKKAVRLLQASAFFNGRSAISPLDLILLKDCLWHDQASFALLDKLLQNLLTEQAYHQLELIRKTESLWAEWMQSTRNKQDQQAFRFEKQSGMFGRNAHFSLSEKMQADKFTLFLHIPLHIHSIQVNFITIEQKALENFLAKGDELLARLNGIGFPQSINAQIRQDGVLEILDVSRRTTSLYQQKETAPAAPIENNKEWLDKLKDLTQEIYGEQEKFNHHQPNLFIDNDCLISIEQSFVQLNEKLSQLKSQIK, translated from the coding sequence ATGCAACTTGCAGAGCGGATTTCACAACTTAGCCAATATCTTGAAACTGGGCTTTATGAGCGACAGTCAGCTATCCGTCTTTGTCTACTTGCAGCACTTAGTGGTGAGAGTGTTTTCTTACTTGGCCCTCCAGGTATTGCTAAAAGTTTAATAGCCAGAAGAATGAAAGAAGCCTTTAAAGAGGCTAAAGCTTTTGAATACCTAATGACGCGTTTTTCAACCCCTGAAGAAATTTTTGGCCCTTTATCTATTCAAGCTTTAAAAGATGAAGGTAAATATCAGCGTTTGGTTGAAGGATATCTACCTGATGCTGAGGTTGTCTTTCTTGATGAAATATGGAAAGCCGGGCCCGCTATTCTTAATACGTTATTAACGGCGATTAATGAGCGTAAATTTAGAAATGGAGAAGCTGAAGTTGCTATTCCAATGCGTTTATTAGTCTCTGCCTCTAATGAGCTACCTGATTCAGACAGTAGTCTTGAAGCACTATATGACCGAATGCTTATCCGTATTTGGCTAACCAAAGTTCAGGATAAGAAAAACTTTCGTGCACTACTCATTAATAAAGAAGTAGGCTCTTTTCATATTCCAGAACATATCCAAATTACCGCAGAAGAGTTCTCTCGTTGGCAATCAGAATTAGAAAAGATCACTTTAGATGACCACTTATTTGATTTAATTTATCAACTTCGTGAGTCTTTAGATAAAAGTGATGCGGCACCTTATGTTTCAGATAGACGTTGGAAAAAAGCGGTACGCCTTTTACAAGCCAGTGCTTTTTTTAATGGCCGTAGTGCTATTTCACCGTTAGATCTTATTTTATTAAAAGATTGCCTGTGGCATGACCAAGCATCATTTGCATTATTAGACAAGTTATTACAAAACCTTTTAACAGAACAAGCCTACCACCAGCTAGAATTGATTAGAAAAACAGAAAGTTTATGGGCTGAGTGGATGCAATCAACAAGAAATAAACAAGATCAACAGGCCTTTCGTTTTGAAAAACAAAGTGGAATGTTTGGACGAAATGCACATTTTAGCCTATCAGAAAAAATGCAGGCTGATAAATTCACGTTGTTTTTACATATCCCTCTGCATATCCATAGTATTCAAGTTAACTTTATTACTATCGAGCAGAAAGCATTAGAAAACTTTTTAGCTAAAGGGGATGAATTATTAGCACGTTTAAATGGTATTGGTTTCCCACAATCAATTAATGCGCAAATACGTCAAGATGGTGTATTAGAAATTTTAGATGTGAGTCGTCGCACAACATCTCTTTATCAACAAAAAGAGACTGCGCCTGCTGCTCCTATTGAAAATAACAAAGAGTGGCTAGATAAATTAAAAGATCTGACCCAAGAAATTTATGGTGAGCAGGAAAAATTTAATCATCATCAGCCAAATTTATTTATTGATAATGATTGTCTTATTTCCATCGAGCAAAGTTTTGTTCAGCTTAATGAAAAACTATCGCAATTAAAAAGCCAAATAAAGTAA
- the viaA gene encoding ATPase RavA stimulator ViaA, with product MLTLSTLDMLLAINEGQLIEEVIIAILASPQLAVFFEKHPRLKKALLKDIHQWKKSLQQRVKETLVPTMIADEFALYQQTQSLGNAIFNQQVEQILAELNKLDSSFIEEASQLIKTNKPFSPAQQALFIQHWRINLIFQVTALHKALFDQEQEQLLAELQERLALSGSLSNTFSENERAAGRLWDMSKGVLTKTPFDEKIIQRYSDFLDQQPELHKLASLLGRSKTAKSLPEESVIFEPVTIVEKAPDTTPEQVNGIGLSDDILRLLPAELALLGINEIEYEFYRKLVEKQLNTYRLQGDNWQERTVLRPVTHHHDEERPRGPFIVCIDTSGSMGGFNEQCAKAFGLALMKIALADNRSCHVMLFSTETVHYQLSSSNGLQELIKFLNQSFRGGTDLSACLDNVAEKLNSPAWKDADAVVISDFVAQRLPENLINKIKKSQQQQHNRFHAVTLSNYGKPSIMKIFDHIWRFDTGLKSRLLRRWRQ from the coding sequence ATGCTGACACTTTCAACATTAGATATGCTTTTAGCCATAAATGAAGGGCAGCTTATTGAGGAAGTTATTATTGCTATACTTGCATCGCCTCAATTAGCGGTATTTTTTGAAAAACACCCAAGGCTCAAAAAAGCCTTACTTAAAGATATCCACCAATGGAAAAAAAGCTTACAGCAAAGAGTAAAAGAAACCTTAGTACCTACCATGATTGCTGATGAGTTTGCCCTTTATCAACAAACTCAGTCATTAGGTAACGCCATATTTAATCAGCAAGTAGAGCAAATACTGGCTGAATTAAACAAACTAGACTCCTCTTTTATTGAAGAAGCATCACAACTAATTAAAACCAATAAGCCTTTTTCACCAGCCCAACAAGCTTTGTTTATTCAACACTGGCGGATAAATTTAATTTTCCAAGTCACAGCATTACATAAAGCGCTATTTGACCAAGAACAAGAGCAACTCCTTGCTGAACTACAAGAACGTTTAGCGTTAAGTGGAAGCTTAAGTAATACATTCTCAGAAAATGAGCGTGCAGCAGGGCGTTTATGGGATATGAGCAAAGGCGTTTTAACAAAAACACCTTTCGATGAGAAAATTATTCAACGTTATAGCGACTTTCTCGATCAACAACCTGAATTACATAAACTCGCAAGTTTGCTTGGACGTAGCAAAACAGCCAAATCACTTCCTGAAGAAAGTGTGATTTTTGAACCTGTGACTATTGTTGAGAAAGCACCCGATACAACACCTGAGCAAGTCAATGGAATAGGGCTCAGTGATGATATCTTGCGCTTACTTCCTGCTGAACTCGCCTTGTTAGGTATTAATGAAATCGAATATGAGTTTTATCGAAAGCTGGTAGAAAAGCAGCTCAATACTTATCGGTTACAAGGGGATAATTGGCAAGAGCGTACTGTATTGCGTCCAGTAACTCATCATCATGATGAAGAAAGACCGAGAGGACCTTTTATTGTATGTATTGATACATCAGGTTCAATGGGAGGATTTAACGAACAGTGCGCTAAAGCTTTTGGATTAGCATTGATGAAAATAGCACTAGCTGATAATCGTTCATGCCATGTGATGTTATTTTCCACTGAAACTGTACATTACCAGTTGTCATCGTCTAATGGCCTGCAAGAGCTTATCAAGTTTTTGAATCAGTCATTTAGAGGGGGGACGGATTTAAGTGCTTGTTTAGATAATGTCGCAGAAAAACTCAATAGCCCAGCATGGAAAGATGCTGATGCTGTTGTTATTTCTGACTTTGTCGCCCAAAGGTTACCCGAAAACCTAATCAACAAAATCAAAAAAAGCCAACAGCAACAGCACAATCGCTTCCATGCGGTTACCTTATCCAATTACGGTAAACCCAGCATCATGAAAATCTTTGACCATATATGGCGTTTTGATACTGGATTAAAAAGTCGTTTACTTCGACGCTGGCGCCAATAA
- the asnA gene encoding aspartate--ammonia ligase, translating into MEKSFIQTQQQISFVKSYFSRLLEKELGLIEVQGPILSRLGDGTQDNLSGHEKAVQVKVKSLPDSTFEVVHSLAKWKRKTLGRFGFSSGQGLYTHMKALRPDEDRLTQIHSVYVDQWDWEKVMEDKERTVPYLKQTVGKIYQAIKETEKAVSEEFGLVPFLPDQIQFIHTEELLRRYPDLDAKGREKAIAKEYGAVFLIGIGGKLSSGEAHDVRAPDYDDWTTPNEDGFEGLNGDIIVWNPVLQDAFELSSMGIRVDPETLMRQLTLTDDTKRLELDWHKALMHGDMPQTIGGGIGQSRLVMLLLQKEHIGQVQCGVWEKDTRLAFADML; encoded by the coding sequence ATGGAAAAATCATTCATCCAGACTCAACAGCAAATTAGCTTTGTTAAATCATATTTTTCACGACTGCTGGAAAAAGAATTAGGACTGATTGAAGTTCAAGGACCGATCTTAAGTCGCCTTGGTGATGGAACTCAAGATAACTTATCTGGCCATGAGAAGGCAGTACAAGTTAAAGTCAAATCTTTACCAGATTCGACTTTTGAGGTTGTCCATTCATTAGCTAAATGGAAACGTAAAACATTAGGTCGTTTTGGATTTAGTTCTGGGCAAGGTCTTTATACTCATATGAAAGCTTTGCGACCAGACGAAGATCGCTTAACTCAGATCCACTCAGTTTATGTTGATCAGTGGGATTGGGAAAAAGTGATGGAAGATAAAGAACGTACAGTTCCTTATCTTAAGCAGACAGTGGGTAAAATTTATCAGGCAATAAAAGAAACTGAAAAAGCCGTCAGCGAAGAATTTGGTCTGGTACCGTTCCTGCCAGATCAAATTCAATTTATCCACACTGAAGAGTTACTGCGTCGTTATCCTGATCTTGATGCTAAAGGTCGTGAAAAAGCGATTGCCAAAGAATATGGCGCCGTTTTCTTAATTGGCATTGGCGGTAAGCTTTCTAGTGGTGAAGCTCATGATGTGAGAGCACCTGATTATGATGACTGGACGACACCAAACGAAGATGGATTTGAAGGTTTAAACGGTGACATTATTGTCTGGAACCCTGTTCTACAAGATGCGTTTGAATTGTCATCAATGGGTATCCGTGTTGATCCTGAAACATTAATGCGTCAGTTAACATTAACAGATGATACTAAGCGCCTTGAGCTGGATTGGCACAAAGCATTAATGCATGGTGATATGCCTCAAACTATCGGTGGTGGTATTGGTCAATCACGTTTAGTGATGTTACTGCTACAAAAAGAGCACATTGGGCAAGTACAATGCGGCGTGTGGGAAAAAGACACCCGTTTAGCTTTCGCCGATATGTTGTAA
- the asnC gene encoding transcriptional regulator AsnC, with translation MDNIYQIDNLDRDILHALMANARTPYAELAKKFEVSPGTIHVRVEKMKQAGIITGTRVDISEKQLGFDVCCFIGIILKSAKDYHTALDKLDKLDEVVEVYYTTGQYSIFTKVMCKSIEALQDVLINKIQTIDEIQSTETLISLQNPIIRTIKP, from the coding sequence ATGGACAATATTTATCAGATCGATAATCTCGATCGTGACATACTTCACGCATTAATGGCGAATGCGAGAACACCTTACGCTGAATTAGCCAAAAAATTCGAAGTTAGCCCAGGCACAATTCATGTTCGAGTTGAGAAAATGAAGCAGGCGGGAATTATTACAGGAACTCGAGTTGATATTAGTGAAAAGCAACTCGGTTTTGATGTCTGCTGCTTTATTGGCATTATCCTCAAGAGTGCAAAAGACTATCACACAGCATTAGATAAACTAGACAAGTTAGATGAAGTTGTAGAAGTGTACTACACAACAGGGCAATACAGTATTTTTACTAAGGTTATGTGTAAAAGTATAGAAGCCTTACAAGACGTACTTATCAACAAAATTCAGACAATTGATGAAATTCAATCAACAGAAACCCTGATCTCACTGCAAAACCCGATAATAAGGACGATCAAGCCATAA
- the mioC gene encoding FMN-binding protein MioC, translated as MKKVTLISGSTMGSAEYVAEHLAEILSDEGFETDLHHGPSLNDLPNEGIWLVVTSTHGAGDIPDNLLPFANEISADSVDLSNITFGAIGIGSSEYDTFCGAIRTLDQKLVEKGATRLGDRLEIDIQKYDIPEDPAEEWIASWKNLL; from the coding sequence ATGAAAAAAGTCACTCTTATTAGTGGCAGTACCATGGGTAGTGCTGAATATGTCGCAGAGCACCTTGCAGAGATCTTATCTGATGAAGGATTTGAGACAGATCTGCACCATGGACCTTCTCTTAATGATCTTCCTAATGAAGGGATCTGGCTGGTGGTCACATCAACACATGGTGCGGGTGATATTCCTGACAACCTATTGCCTTTTGCTAATGAAATATCTGCTGATTCCGTTGATCTTAGTAATATCACCTTTGGTGCGATCGGCATAGGAAGTAGTGAATATGACACTTTCTGCGGTGCGATCAGAACATTGGATCAAAAATTGGTGGAAAAAGGGGCAACTCGCCTTGGTGATCGCCTCGAAATTGATATTCAAAAGTACGACATTCCGGAAGATCCAGCAGAAGAATGGATAGCTTCTTGGAAAAATTTACTTTAA
- the mnmG gene encoding tRNA uridine-5-carboxymethylaminomethyl(34) synthesis enzyme MnmG yields the protein MFYPEHFDVIVIGGGHAGTEAAMAAARMGRQTLLLTHNIDTLGQMSCNPAIGGIGKGHLVKEIDAMGGLMATAIDHAGIQFRTLNASKGPAVRATRAQADRVLYRQAVRTTLENQPNLMIFQQPVEDLIVENDQVTGAVTRMGLKFRAKSVVLTVGTFLDGKIHIGLENYSGGRAGDPPSVSLSHRLRELPLRVGRLKTGTPPRIDARTIDFSQLAVQLGDTPMPVFSFLGNVDQHPEQMPCHITYTNEKTHDIIRNNLDRSPMYAGVIEGIGPRYCPSIEDKVMRFADRNSHQIFLEPEGLTSNEIYPNGISTSLPFDVQMQIVNSMKGMENAKIIRPGYAIEYDFFDPRDLKQTLESKFINGLFFAGQINGTTGYEEAAAQGMLAGLNAARYAFDQEGWFPRRDQAYIGVLVDDLCTLGTKEPYRMFTSRAEYRLMLREDNADLRLTEIGRELGMVDDNRWAQFSEKVELVEKERQRLRNIWVHPQADNLSEINGLLNTPLSKEANGEDLLRRPEMTYDILKNITRFAPGIDDSKPQAAEQVEIQVKYEGYISRQKEEIEKQLRNENAALPIDLDYKQVSGLSNEVIAKLNDHKPTSIGQASRISGVTPAAISILLVWLKKQGLLRRSAS from the coding sequence ATGTTTTATCCAGAACACTTTGACGTCATTGTCATCGGTGGTGGTCACGCCGGTACAGAAGCCGCTATGGCTGCTGCTCGTATGGGGCGTCAAACCCTATTACTGACCCACAATATTGATACTTTGGGCCAAATGTCTTGTAACCCAGCTATTGGTGGGATTGGTAAAGGGCATCTGGTAAAAGAGATCGATGCCATGGGTGGATTAATGGCAACCGCTATTGACCATGCAGGGATCCAATTCAGAACCCTTAACGCAAGTAAGGGCCCAGCTGTAAGAGCAACAAGAGCACAAGCTGACCGTGTTCTTTATCGCCAAGCTGTTCGTACTACTCTTGAAAATCAACCTAATTTAATGATCTTCCAACAACCTGTTGAAGATCTCATTGTTGAAAACGACCAAGTGACAGGTGCTGTCACTCGCATGGGCTTAAAATTCCGTGCTAAATCTGTTGTTCTAACCGTTGGTACTTTCCTAGATGGTAAAATCCATATTGGTTTAGAAAATTACAGTGGTGGTCGTGCTGGTGATCCACCTTCAGTTTCATTATCACACAGACTACGCGAATTACCTCTACGTGTAGGTCGTTTAAAAACAGGTACACCACCCCGTATTGATGCTAGAACTATCGATTTTAGCCAACTAGCTGTTCAGTTGGGTGATACTCCAATGCCTGTTTTCTCGTTTTTAGGAAATGTGGATCAGCATCCTGAACAAATGCCTTGCCATATCACATACACAAACGAAAAAACGCACGATATTATTCGTAATAACCTTGATCGTAGCCCAATGTACGCCGGTGTCATCGAAGGAATAGGGCCTCGTTATTGCCCATCTATTGAAGATAAAGTGATGAGATTTGCTGATCGTAATTCACATCAGATCTTTTTAGAGCCTGAAGGTTTAACGAGTAACGAGATTTACCCAAATGGAATTTCAACGAGCTTACCTTTTGATGTTCAAATGCAGATCGTAAATTCCATGAAAGGTATGGAAAATGCGAAGATCATTAGACCTGGTTATGCTATTGAATATGACTTCTTCGATCCTAGAGATCTAAAACAAACCCTAGAAAGCAAATTTATCAACGGGTTATTCTTTGCTGGCCAAATTAACGGTACAACCGGTTATGAAGAAGCAGCTGCTCAAGGCATGCTTGCAGGACTTAACGCGGCACGTTATGCCTTCGATCAAGAAGGTTGGTTCCCACGTCGTGATCAAGCATACATTGGTGTATTAGTTGACGATCTTTGTACTCTTGGTACAAAAGAGCCATACCGCATGTTTACTTCTCGTGCTGAATATCGCTTGATGTTACGTGAAGATAATGCTGATTTACGTCTAACTGAAATTGGTCGTGAATTAGGTATGGTTGATGACAACCGTTGGGCACAATTTAGTGAAAAAGTTGAGCTTGTTGAAAAAGAACGTCAACGTTTAAGAAATATTTGGGTTCATCCACAAGCTGATAATCTTTCTGAAATCAATGGATTACTAAATACACCATTATCTAAAGAAGCTAATGGCGAAGATTTATTACGTCGCCCTGAAATGACTTACGACATACTGAAGAATATTACTCGTTTTGCACCGGGTATTGATGATTCAAAACCGCAAGCAGCTGAACAAGTTGAGATCCAAGTTAAATACGAAGGCTACATTAGTCGCCAGAAAGAAGAGATCGAAAAACAACTGCGCAACGAAAATGCTGCGTTACCGATTGATCTGGACTATAAACAAGTTAGCGGATTATCTAACGAAGTTATTGCAAAACTTAACGATCACAAACCAACATCGATTGGACAAGCATCGCGGATCTCAGGAGTCACACCTGCTGCTATTTCCATTTTATTAGTTTGGTTGAAAAAGCAGGGCCTATTACGTAGGAGTGCATCATGA
- the rsmG gene encoding 16S rRNA (guanine(527)-N(7))-methyltransferase RsmG, which produces MSDLLNRLKKLANQANIELTDIQAEKLTGYVVMLDKWNKAYNLTSVRDPQQMLIRHILDSIVVSQYLDGERFIDVGTGPGLPGIPLAIMRPDHHFVLLDSLGKRVRFMKQVQHELGLNNIEPVQYRVEEYQTEKPFDGVISRAFASMNDMLSWCSHLVTEKHGRFYALKGQIHQEELDELADNGLRMPEKVISLSIPELNEQRHLVII; this is translated from the coding sequence ATGAGTGACTTACTTAATCGGCTAAAAAAGCTGGCTAATCAAGCCAATATTGAACTTACCGATATTCAAGCTGAAAAACTTACGGGTTATGTTGTGATGCTTGATAAATGGAATAAAGCCTACAATCTCACATCTGTAAGAGATCCACAGCAAATGCTTATCCGTCATATCTTGGATAGCATTGTTGTGAGCCAATATCTTGACGGTGAAAGATTTATTGATGTGGGAACAGGGCCTGGATTGCCAGGTATTCCATTGGCGATAATGCGTCCCGATCACCACTTTGTATTATTGGATAGCTTAGGTAAACGCGTTCGCTTTATGAAGCAAGTTCAGCACGAACTAGGACTTAATAATATTGAGCCAGTTCAATACCGTGTTGAAGAATACCAAACAGAGAAGCCTTTTGATGGCGTTATCAGTCGAGCATTTGCCTCTATGAACGATATGCTCTCTTGGTGCTCTCATTTAGTGACTGAAAAACACGGTCGTTTTTATGCATTGAAAGGACAAATTCATCAAGAAGAGTTAGATGAACTTGCTGATAATGGATTAAGAATGCCTGAAAAAGTGATTAGCTTATCGATACCTGAATTGAATGAACAAAGACATTTGGTGATTATTTAA